From Paenibacillus sp. V4I7, one genomic window encodes:
- a CDS encoding outer spore coat protein CotE — translation MSLDKDLQCREIITKAVCGKGRKFSHVSHTVTPPFSPTSILGAWIINNQFEAIQSGEGVEVVGTYDINIWYSYDRNTKTDVAKETVSYVEIVGLSYLDKKHKPTTAEVSAVATQEPNCVEASISSSGDSVIIRVEREFSVELIAETKVCVVVCTNGCNDFDDKHVDFDDSGDGDFEDLDADLLEDELD, via the coding sequence ATGTCATTAGATAAAGATTTGCAATGCAGAGAGATCATTACAAAGGCTGTCTGCGGTAAAGGTCGCAAATTTTCGCATGTAAGTCATACCGTGACTCCGCCCTTTTCTCCGACCAGTATATTGGGCGCTTGGATTATTAATAATCAATTCGAGGCGATCCAATCCGGAGAGGGCGTAGAGGTAGTTGGTACTTACGATATCAACATCTGGTATTCTTACGATCGTAACACCAAAACAGACGTAGCAAAAGAAACCGTTTCTTATGTAGAAATCGTTGGGCTAAGCTATCTGGACAAAAAACATAAGCCGACGACAGCCGAAGTTTCTGCTGTCGCGACGCAAGAGCCTAACTGTGTGGAAGCTAGTATCTCTTCAAGTGGCGACAGCGTCATCATTCGGGTAGAACGCGAGTTCTCAGTCGAGCTAATTGCCGAAACGAAAGTCTGTGTAGTCGTTTGCACCAACGGCTGCAATGACTTCGACGACAAGCATGTAGATTTCGATGACAGCGGCGATGGAGATTTCGAGGATCTGGACGCCGATCTGCTTGAGGACGAATTGGATTAA